One Lepidochelys kempii isolate rLepKem1 chromosome 12, rLepKem1.hap2, whole genome shotgun sequence genomic region harbors:
- the KIFC3 gene encoding kinesin-like protein KIFC3 isoform X6 has product MTNTAATLKQFQIVVHRSLRGCRELGGHMVESLKGKLLDQAQEVNRLHSELGGTDLEKHRDLLIAENEHLKQDMKSCEAELQKLKKQHVKCIDCEHIQENARLQERVAQLQLEVEEAKGRLSELDLEVQQKTNRLAEVELRLKDSLAEKAEEEERLSRRLRDSQETIASLKAQPQQIKYIIKTVEVESSKTKQALCETQSRNQYLQEQVGMQRQVLKEMEQQLQKSQKTAAQLRAQIMMYESELEQTHGQMLEEMQNMEDDKNRAIEEAFARAQVEMKAVHENLAGVRTNLLTLQPALRTLTNDYNSLKRQVRDFPLLLQEALRNAKAEIGQAIEEVNSTNRELLRKYRRELQLRKKCHNELVRLKGNIRVFGRVRPITKEDGEGPEAANSVTFDPDDDAILHLMHKGKQVSFELDKVFSPQATQQDVFQEVQALITSCIDGYNVCIFAYGQTGAGKTYTMEGTPENPGINQRALQLLFSEVQRKASDWGYTITVSVAEIYNEALRDLLGKEPQEKLDIKLCPDGSGQLYVPGLTEFQVRSVEDINKVFEFGHSNRVTEYTSLNEHSSRSHALLIVTVRGLDYSTGLRTTGKLNLVDLAGSERVGRSGAEGSRLREAQYINKSLSALGDVIYALRARQGHVPFRNSKLTYLLQDSLSGDSKTLMMVQVSPVEKNTSETLCSLKFAERVRSVELGPVSRRAELGSWSSQEHLENDSAGAAQPSIRTHSSPSSGTPLRRAGSFRRKLQTSGKLRPVPV; this is encoded by the exons ATG actaacacggctgctactctgaaacagttccaAATTGTGGTCCACAGATCACTGAGGGGCTGCAGAGAGCTGGGTGGTCACATG GTTGAAAGTCTGAAGGGGAAACTCCTGGATCAAGCTCAGGAAGTGAACAGACTCCATTCTGAGTTG GGTGGCACTGACTTGGAAAAGCACAGGGATCTGCTCATTGCAGAGAACGAGCACCTAAAGCAAGACATGAAGTCATGTGAGGCGGAGCTGCAGAAGCTGAAGAAGCAGCATGTGAAATGCATTGACTGCGAACACATCCAG GAGAACGCGAGGCTGCAAGAAAGggtggcccagctgcagctggaggTGGAGGAGGCAAAAGGGAGGCTGTCGGAGCTGGACTTGGAAGTGCAGCAGAAGACCAATCGCCTGGCAGAGGTAGAGCTGCGCTTGAAGGACTCCCTTGCAGAGaaggctgaggaggaggagcGACTCAGCAGGAGGCTGCGGGACAGTCAGGAGACTATAGCTAGCTTGAAAGCCCAACCCCAGCAGATAAAG TATATCATCAAAACGGTGGAAGTGGAGTCATCCAAGACAAAGCAGGCTCTCTGTGAGACCCAGTCACGGAATCAGTACTTGCAGGAGCAAGTGGGGATGCAGAGACAGGTGCTAAAGGAGATGGAACAGCAACTACAGAAGTCTCAGAAGACTGCagcccagctcagagcccag ATTATGATGTATGAGTCTGAACTGGAGCAGACACATGGACAGATGCTGGAGGAGATGCAGAACATGGAAGATGACAAGAACCGGGCCATTGAAGAGGCATTTGCACGAGCTCAAGTAGAAATGAAAGCTGTGCATGAGAACCTGGCAG GGGTCCGGACAAACCTTCTCACACTACAGCCAGCACTCCGAACCCTTACCAATGATTACAACAGCCTGAAACGGCAGGTCCGAGACTTCCCCCTGCTactgcaggaagctctgcggAATGCCAAGGCAGAG ATTGGACAAGCCATTGAGGAGGTGAACAGCACAAATCGAGAGCTACTCAGGAAATACCGCCGGGAGCTGCAACTCCGGAAAAAATGTCACAACGAACTGGTGCGgctgaaag GAAATATCCGTGTGTTTGGCCGAGTCCGGCCAATAACTAAAGAAGATGGGGAAGGGCCTGAAGCAGCCAACTCAGTGACCTTTGACCCTGACGACGACGCTATCTTGCACCTGATGCACAAGGGGAAGCAGGTGTCTTTTGAACTGGACAAGGTTTTCTCGCCGCAGGCAACACAGCAAGAT GTATTCCAGGAAGTTCAGGCCCTGATCACATCCTGTATTGATGGCTACAATGTCTGTATATTTGCCTATGGACAGACAGGTGCAGGCAAGACATATACAATGGAG GGAACTCCTGAAAACCCAGGAATCAACCAGCGAGCTCTTCAGCTGCTCTTCTCCGAGGTGCAGAGGAAAGCGTCTGACTGGGGCTACACTATCACTGTCAGTGTGGCGGAGATTTACAACGAGGCGCTCAG GGACTTGCTTGGCAAGGAGCCTCAGGAGAAGCTGGACATCAAACTGTGCCCGGATGGCAGCGGGCAGCTGTATGTACCAGGACTGACTGAGTTCCAGGTGCGAAGTGTGGAGGATATTAACAAG GTATTTGAATTTGGGCACTCAAACAGAGTGACTGAGTACACCAGCCTCAATGAGCACAGCTCACGGTCTCACGCCCTCCTCATCGTCACAGTAAGAGGACTCGACTACAGCACAGGACTTAGAACCACAG GGAAGCTGAACCTGGTGGACTTGGCTGGATCTGAACGGGTAGGCAGGTCTGGTGCAGAGGGAAGCAGGCTCCGGGAGGCCCAGTACATCAACAAGTCGCTGTCAGCACTAGGAGATGTGATTTATGCTCTGCGCGCCCGCCAGGGCCACGTGCCATTCCGCAACTCCAAACTGACCTACCTACTCCAAGACTCCCTCAGCGGAGATAGCAAAACCCTCATGATGGTGCAG GTCTCTCCAGTGGAGAAGAACACAAGTGAGACTCTCTGTTCCCTAAAGTTTGCTGAGAGGGTTCGCTCTGTGGAACTGGGCCCTGTATCCCGGAGAGCAGAACTAGGGTCCTGGTCTAGTCAGGAGCACTTAGAG AATGATTCAGCAGGGGCAGCACAGCCCTCCATTCGAACACATTCTTCTCCTAGCTCCGGGACCCCTTTAAGACGAGCAGGCTCATTCCGGAGGAAGCTCCAGACCTCAG GAAAGCTGAGGCCAGTCCCTGTGTGA